The Candidatus Neomarinimicrobiota bacterium DNA window TAATACCTCACAGTATTGTCGATTTTTCAATTACCAAAGAATCAAATGACTGTCTTGATTGCCATTTAGAAGGAGAGGAGTTGGACGAGGGGCATATAGCCACTAAAGTTCCTGATTCGCATTTTTTAAATGAATTTAAAAATGAACAAGAGGAAGAAAATGTTACCGGTGTTCGCTACAATTGCCTTCAATGTCATGTCCTCCAGGCGGAATTGGGCGTTTCAAACTGACAAGATAAATCAATATAAGAATATCGTTCTCTTAAAGCCTCTAAACTGACCCGGACTCTCCTCCATAAGTTGTAATAATCATTCAATCGGCTTGATGTCGGCAATAAGTAGATTTAACTAAATTCTTCAGGAGATTTCTAATGCCGCGTCGTCGCTCCAACGCCGGCGGAACTTCGTTTATCCTGACCGAAAAACCTCTATCTATTGGGTGTCAGAACCAGTCCGACAAATGCCTGGCGGACAACTCCTGACTGCCACGAAAACCATTAAAATGGTTACGGGTGTTAGGGATTCTTATTAACCCCGGACTTAAGTCCGGGGCTATTGATTCACACTCAAAATTAATTATCTAATCCAACGAAGAATGAATTATACTCTTCATTTTAATACGCAAGTGTCATATTTTGTATTTATCCATGGCTAATTAAGAAAGAAATAAAATGAATAAGAAAATATTGATATTAGGCGCCGGATTCGGAGGTCTCGATACCGCATTGAATTTGAGGAAAGAGCTCGA harbors:
- a CDS encoding nitrate reductase cytochrome c-type subunit; translation: MKQLFRYNIFLILALVITTSCNTTPRVVYKEKGLVKGKPGMNRHTEVEAGESSLLEKPYFIAPNLIPHSIVDFSITKESNDCLDCHLEGEELDEGHIATKVPDSHFLNEFKNEQEEENVTGVRYNCLQCHVLQAELGVSN